The Tursiops truncatus isolate mTurTru1 chromosome 11, mTurTru1.mat.Y, whole genome shotgun sequence genomic sequence CAATGAAATTCTCACGTAGGAGACCATAATGATGTTTATTGCTCTTGTGGTGGTAGAAAGTTAAAGGTAATTTGGATGTCCACCATGAAGcgaatagagaaataaaatatggtgGATATATAAATCATGAGTGGTTAGAAGCAATGAATTAAATTGACACAAAGTAATATGGAGAAGTCTTAAGTGTCAAGAGAGAAAAGTAAGATCCACAGCAGAGTAACAATCATGTAAATTAACAATGATGCACGATTCAGGAGAGCTCATACATCAAACAAGTTAGAAACggaaggggaaggagaatggGGAAGGACAGGAGCTCTGAATGGACCAGTGTTTTCCTGTGCTTTGAACTATGGAGTATGATTAACTCAATCCTCTACtcttgatgttaaaaaaaaaaaggttcaaaaGCTGATTCATTCATTAATCAATATCTATTGAATGACTACTATATGTAAGACACATCTCACATTTTCCCTTTAAGAAGTAATAAATACCTTAAGGAAAAAAGTCTGGAGTTATCAAACACCATGATTTTAGTGAAACGGTAAACTATCAACTTACAGTgtcctcctcccatccctccaTAGTGGTTGGAAACAGCAATCAAATTATAGCGGCAAGGACCTGCATTTGGGTTAATTAGGAATTCCGACATATCCAAATCACTGTTTAAAAAAGAGATCAAGttagttttatgttttttcctaaatGTAATGAATTCTACTCTCCTTTGTCAGTGTTGTTTGACTCTCATTTAAGTGTATTCCCATCTATCTATCTCACTAAAGAAATTACTAAGAGCcaaataactttataaaacaaattatataaatacCCTTGAGATTTGAATGTTTTGGCAAAAATTTTCTTAGGgattgagaatttaaaaattctccaaTGATTGTTGTTATTCAGATTAATGTTTTCATGCTAATACATTTCTCTCTTAGTATATGAGGAAATACAGACATCACCATTTACCATttgggttcttttattttttaaagtcattttcagtAATGATTTATTTAAGGAAGAATAAAGGGACAgtgaaaaacaactttttttagaaattttatcataatttaaatataagtatatatttaaatataacccCAATATCTATTCTATATTTTTCAGGTTTTGATGACCTCTGTAACCTAAACGGGTAACATTCTCTGCAATACAACCCACTGTTTATATAATCTAGCATGCATGAAACTGGAATATGACCATTTTATAGCTTATCATTATTTCTGGTTATTCTTCTTgtatttacataattaaaaagcaattatGATTCTAAATTTCAAATACAGCTCTAAAAGGTCCTAGCTTATCATTACTTTTGTTTCATCTTGTACTCACATTTTCAAAATGCTGTATTCTTGAAAACTTTGATGGctcataattttgttttgttaaagagaaaattagCATTTTTTGTTCTATAATTGCAAAAcgttttcaattttaaatttataaacacCAATTAGAATAAGCAATCCAAAGAATGTTTTCAATATTACATCACCTATTTCCTTCTAATCACCtctgcatgcacacacacctgcCTTCAGTATTTGTTTACTTACTAACTGTATTAAGTAAATTTGGTGCACAAATATCATGAAATATGAAAGAatactactaatttttttttagcaaattgGGAGAGTAGCATGTTCTTGTCACAAGATAGCGTGTGATAAAGTCCTGGACTCCATGAATGAAGATACACTATTCCCTTTTTGTCCTTCTGAATTCTCAATTATGTTTAGtgaaagcttaaaagaaaaacaaaaaaggctacCAAGATGCTGTCTCCAGACTTCTTTACACATTTTTACAAATAGGATGTCATACTCTGGATGCTGCAATAAGAATACTGAAGGATGACAATAGGGATGACTTACTACACTACTGCATCATCCTCCTTCTAAGCAATTCCATTATTCTGTTTTCacattagtctttttaaaaaagcatttagaaATAATTGAGGATTAATGATGAAATAAGtcctgggaaaaagaaaatcactaagATCCCATGAAGTATCTTAGATTTATAAACAGGGCCAGTGAACTCATAAGATAATGTAACATAGAAAGAGTCttactctgtttttttaaaaaatatattttctctttgatctttGAAAGATCTcttaagaaggaataaaaattgttACCGATCCACACAAATTGTCAGAAGTAcccaaaaatacactcaaaaacTGAGATTGGACgctaaaaaaacaaatgagcaaatataacaaaacagaaacagactcacagatacagagaacaaactggtggttgccagagggaagaaggtggggggatgggtgaaaaaggtgaaggagattaagaggtacaaactaccagttataaaataagtcaaagAGACTTAGTATATAGCACAGAAAATATAGTCAGTAGTagtataataattttgtatgctgTGTAAGGTATAAAaacatcaaatcactatgctgtacacatgaaaccaatataatatttaaagtcaactatatgtaaaagtaaatagacaaaaaaaaaacaaccccctaAAATTTGTGTGCAAAGTTACCTAATGTCTAAAAAAAAGCTAGAGGTGCCCAATGTTTATGAAGCACAATCAGAACTTACTTGATAGGAAAATCAACTAAGGTATCCAACTTGTCTCTCATGTATCGACTGTAAGAAAATCGCTTGAGATGTACCACAAGTACTGGAGGCAGGGACCATAAATCTAATTTCTTTGTGGCTTGCTGATGTTCTTTACAATTTGGAcaatacctaaaaataaagagaaatatttaaagcttGTTAGAGATAATGTTAGAGGTAATATTAGGTAATGCCTAATATATAACAGATAGGAACTTCTATTTTTATCATCAATAGATTTTCCAAATAGatttaactattaaaaatgaatatgtaaataagtattcaaagaaataatgaggGCTAGATTATTTACATTACAGTATGCTAAAAAGACATGGATGTATTATAAAACTGTGCTGAGATACAGGcattagaaaaatctcaaaacttCTGGACTCTAATGGAATTAGTAATACCACAAAACATATTGTGATTTTCCTAAAAAAGCTTCTCCTGAAATAGCTGCACAGCTAAAAGTTCTTGGGAAAATGTAACTAAAATTAATTATTCACAGTAAAATGGCTATTATGGAAAATATAGTAACAAAATTAAAGCTTAACAttataataatacttttaaagacattttcatcCCTCTTAATACATTAGCAGATAAAGAAATGCttattgttaaaaatatcaaaGGGAATTTAATTATCACTTTTTCAATTTGATGTACCACATACCTCAGTataaatccttaaaaaataattagaaacaattATTTAATATTGTCTCTTACCAGGGATCTTCAGCACCcagcttttcttttgttgtaaaaAGCTCAATGCAATCTTTTAATTTCACAAAGGGTTTTTTAGGAGGTTTGTATTCCACACTTTCATGTTTTTCAAAATCCTAAAGAGAAGTATTTCTTGagttaagaaaacaaatgaaacaaaactcatTTTAGTGATACCATATTACTATGAATAGTAATGAAAAACTCCTAAATGTTCTCAAAAAAATCAAAGCATATTTCAGCTGAGATTTACACTACACTTCTAATAATTCCTGTATACACACCTATATGGACAACCAGGAAGTTTAAACAGAAAGCAGTTTCAAAACCAACAAGCCTTTTCTCTTTTAGCACATAACCAATTTTTTACTGCAAAATAAACAGCTGGTAGAAGCAAAAGAGTGTAACAAAACAGTGTGATCAACagggaaagataaagaaggaatgaTTGATGACTTACCTCAGCAGCATTTTcatcaaaatatctttttttcaaatCAGGATCCCAATCCAAAGCAAGAAAAGATCTTTCTAAGgtggaaaacatattttttctttaagatttaatATGCCTTAATGTTAAAAAcgaatatattttaatgttaagaTATATACCAGAATAAACAAATAGCAGTCTCTTCTACTTGCACTAGGTGATCAGGGTAAATAGCTGTTTCCAAGCCATTAAGATACTTTAGAGCTAAAAAAAACTTAAGCATAAGTCCAACCTTCATTTAATAAACACCGACATGTGTTTTAGTATACTTAGAAATGAaggcttttcatttaaaaatgtagatacataaatgttatttttcatgaTAGTGTTGAATTTCATGGTTTCACCTAAAAAAAGTAACACGCGCTCAAGTTTAGTGTTTAAGCCATTTTCCACAAATACTTACCATCTAGCCTAAGCTGCCTATCATCAAATCTTATATGCCTGGTATCATCTTTGATGTAGTTGATATCAGTATTGCCTAAGTTGTTGAACTGGAATGTAAACAATCGTTTTTTGTGTCCCATGAGTTGACCTTTGCAAGTTTCCTCAGTACATAATCCATTTTCAGAATCATTATCTCCTCCAACTGAATCTTCAGACTGACTGTTTTCATTCTCAGAGGGAAGTTCTTGATCCTGGCTGGATTCATCATCTGGCTCATCTGTTTCCATTTCACCTAAAATTAGATGTTAGAAATCTTTAAATAAACCCAATGTTACATTTGAAACTTATTAATACTAACACTATTTTTCCCAGGCTTGCAAATATTGTTTAGTTCCTTAATCCCCATCCTCTTAATTTTTCTCTGCAGCAATAACCCAAGTGAAAAGTTTTTACAATTTAATAGGGAAGTCTTACTTGGTGAGCCTTCTTCATGTATGCCATTTGGGCCATTCCCATTAATATTTTGGTCCTTACAGCAGTGTAGGGATCCTTCGGTTTCTTCGGAGTCAGTAGATATTTTGACATATCGgcttaaataaaatcagaaatcaaaCAAGTTCAGTCCTATAAaggcaaaaacttaaaaaaaagtttttcattcttttaataaaacaaaatctctaAATACAATTAACAGTGGTCATTAGTGGATTCAATGATAAATTCAAACTCAAGATATGATACTGTAATCATTTGTGTTTGGCtgtctttataaaaataagttaatttgttaCTTCTAGggttttaacatctttcttttatATGTTAAAAGTTTGTGGCAAATAATTTCttgacataaaattattttataaagatcCTCATttagatgatatatatatattattgctaAGACCACTTATAGTTTATAATGTCATCTTTATGTATGGTTTATGGGACTACAATATTAAAATAGGTATGCAAGGAAGAAAACTAAATATGTTAGCTATAAAGGATAAAAGAAAGGGAGCAAATGGCATTCTTGATTACGTTATAATTCAAATCAAggttttaggaaaacaaaaaggtGTTGCCTTGCAAAAGGATCAACCATGAAAGTttatccttttaaataaaaatatttattagtatgAGTTCTTGTTATCAGTATGAGCACGGTGTATAAAGAAATGAAGCACATGACATTTGTTATGATTTCAGAATGCAAACATGATAAATTCCTATTTTCTTCCAACTGTAAACTTTTGGTGTAAAACAACTAAAAGAATTTATGCTTCCTGGGTTTAAAATTACCTCAGTAATGTGGTTTACATGATCAAGAAACTGGATTAGACTATAATGTGATTTCTTACGTTGCTACCCATCTAAACAAAGCTGAAATAATACAGACAACTAATTATATTCTGATAGTACCTTGCATGTTTACCTTTATTAgctatttagtattttattttgttaatgtagaCTTGTTTGGCACTTACCACATTCTCACAAGCAGAAGATTATAGAGTTTATCTTCAGTGTTGTTTCGTGGTACAGCCATAAGAAAAGGCTGACCAAAAAGTGAGGAACCAGTATGGTGGGTGTAACTTGAGTGTCTAAATTTTTCTCTCAGGCAAACAGGAATAATCACATGCTCTGTATCTTCTGTTCTATTGATGTTAATCTCAAACCTACAAGGATAAAATTGACTATAAACTCTGAAAATTTTAtgatatttcttttcaattttttctcaAGTAATATTTGCACAATAGATTTCATACTTACACATAAATATCATCCCGTTCCATAATACTACTAAGGTTTTCATCCATTGCAAATATTCTGTGAAATCTATGATTGTATATATCAGTAACTATCatctaaaaggaaataaatttctattaagcTGATTTTACAACAGTGAAAAACTAAATTCCAACTTACATACTTTAAACCCAGAAACATCCTACCTTATCTGCAGGTACTCCTGACAAAGCAGACAACGCTGTACAAAGATCAAGTATGTTTCCAATTTTGGGGACAACCACTTtgtactaaaaaacaaaaaaaaataatacatttattactttggaaaatattcacTAGGTGAGATGGACCTTTTGGTTGCTTCCTCACATTCACGGTGGCATCTGGCTCACTGTGTCTTGTCTCCAATCTTGGCATCATCCTGGGTGACAAAGTCCACATGGATGGTTTATCTTATTGTTCCCTGACTCCTCAATTCAAAGACCTACACTTGCTTCAACTGCAGTTCACTTCTTGGACCTTGCTATCTCCTGCACCACTTCTGACATCTTAGACTCTTAACTGTTTAATCACTATTTACTTTTCCTGGAAACTCATTCTTTCCTATTCTTGGCTTGCACTGAGATATCTAGTCGTTCTAATTCTCAATTTTCTCCTAGTTTATCAGCTCCCTACTATGTCCATGCCCTTCCACCCCCATGATTCATCCCTTTAACCACTCATTGCAAAAACTTTAATTACTTTGTTATTCAGTTTTATTCCTGCTATACTTTCTCAGAGTTGTTCAGATTGCTGGAGTAAACTGCTCAACTTCAGAGACTGGTGTACTACAGACTCACAGTGCTCAATCTCAGCTGATCCTTCAACACCAGCCAGAAATTCTTCTGTGTAGCCTTTATTCgcttattctcttatttttctcaatAACTATTTAAAATCTTCACCATTTCTTAGGCTTTTAATTTTACCACTTCTCCCCTCACTATCAGCAGAATacctatttcactgagaaaaatatAGGCTACTGGATAGGAAAATCTCCAACTTACTGTTCCCCTTACAAACTTGAGTCTAAAAGgtccttttctctgtctcttttgacACAAGGAAAGAGAATCAGGTGTTACTCTTCCCCATTCAAGGCTAACACTGGCATCTATCCTTTTCTGCCTCctctagaacaggggtccccaacccccgggccgcagACCAGTACTgttccgcagcctgttaggaaccaggctgcacagcaggagatgagcgagcgaagcttcctctgccgctccccatcgctccccatcactccccatcgctcacattactgcctgagccatcccccaccccatcccacccttgCCTCCGTTCCGTGGAAAacctgtcttccatgaaaccagtccctggtgctaaaaaggctggggaccgctgctctagaaCATAAGCCCAGCAATtatcctttatttcattttatcttgacTTATAAAAGCACTGAACTGTATACAagtctcaaaaaacaaaacagtctcTCACTGTTTTCTAATAATTTTCCACTAATtatctccctttctcctctgctttATAAATAACCTTGTAAAGTAATGTCTACACTGACTATCGTAACTTCTTTATctctcattcacttatttatccaCTCCTGGCTTTTGCCTTCACCTCTTTATTTAACCTGTTACCAAGGCTGTCAATACTATCATTTAACCAAATCTTTACCAGTCCTTACTTCATTGAACTCTCTGCAGCATTACTGCTGACCACTGCCTCCTTCAAAATTTTCCTCTCCCTCTGACACTACACTTCTTATTCTTTAATGTCCTGGTCACACCTTCTTTTGAGTAAAGAACTATCCTCTAGCATTATCCTTCAGAGTTTTATCCTCAGCCTTCTTGATTCTACATGCTTTCCTTAGACTAGGTGACAATATATCCCAGTTTGCTTTGGCGAGTCCTAGCTTAGCCTGATGTCCTGGTATAATTATTAAtatggccctttttttttttaaaacagttctgATTTAGATGATCATTTGGGTGATCTCATCCTTCTAAGACATTCACTACCATCTTCATAGAGCTCACCACCCAATTTATATCTCAAGCACAGACCTCTCTCCTCTAGTCTACATACATAAAGTCAAGGCTTATTGATATCTCTCCTAAATTTTCCTCATGAATCTCAACTTGTCCAATACTAAACACAGATTTAGGTCATGTTAGGCCAACATATCCAATACTAAAATAGGTTTCTTCTTAAACCTTTCTTCCTGTAACTCCCATTAAAACAAATAGTACCATTCTCTCTCAGTTTTCCAATTCAATAAACTTGAATACTCTTAATACATTTTCAACTCCTATATTCAACTGGTTCTTCTATCTGACTGCCATCCTGACACTTAGCTTAAGAGTTCAAGCCCTTGTCCTCTGTCATCTCCTCACTGCAAAAACCTCCTACCTGCTCTTAGTACATCTGATCTAAGCCCGTCCAATCCAATCTCTGCACTAGCCAGAATGTTCTTTCTGAAATACAAATCTGACCACACAATCTCTATATACTTAATACACTTTAATGGCTCCTTTAGTCTTTTAGGATGAAGTCCAAACTTCCTATGAAAGGCATCAACGTTCTTTGTGATCTAGCTTCTGCTTACCATATTATCTGCTTGTAGTTTCCAGAAGTGGGCCACATTCTCTTTTGCCTTCAGCCCTTTGTACGTGTC encodes the following:
- the USP15 gene encoding ubiquitin carboxyl-terminal hydrolase 15 isoform X7 codes for the protein MRGEIAKSYAELIKQMWSGKFSYVTPRAFKTQVGRFAPQFSGYQQQDCQELLAFLLDGLHEDLNRIRKKPYIQLKDADGRPDKVVAEEAWENHLKRNDSIIVDIFHGLFKSTLVCPECAKISVTFDPFCYLTLPLPMKKERTLEVYLVRMDPLTKPMQYKVVVPKIGNILDLCTALSALSGVPADKMIVTDIYNHRFHRIFAMDENLSSIMERDDIYVFEININRTEDTEHVIIPVCLREKFRHSSYTHHTGSSLFGQPFLMAVPRNNTEDKLYNLLLVRMCRYVKISTDSEETEGSLHCCKDQNINGNGPNGIHEEGSPSEMETDEPDDESSQDQELPSENENSQSEDSVGGDNDSENGLCTEETCKGQLMGHKKRLFTFQFNNLGNTDINYIKDDTRHIRFDDRQLRLDERSFLALDWDPDLKKRYFDENAAEDFEKHESVEYKPPKKPFVKLKDCIELFTTKEKLGAEDPWYCPNCKEHQQATKKLDLWSLPPVLVVHLKRFSYSRYMRDKLDTLVDFPINDLDMSEFLINPNAGPCRYNLIAVSNHYGGMGGGHYTAFAKNKDDGKWYYFDDSSVSTASEDQIVSKAAYVLFYQRQDTFSGTGFFPLDRETKGASAATGIPLESDEDSNDNDNDIENENCMHTN